The following nucleotide sequence is from Luteitalea sp..
CGCCGACGCGATCCTCGACAAGGTCAAGCGATTTTGCGAACGAACCTTTGAGACACGACACTAGCGGGACGCGACATGCGTGCCTCTGGCACGCGCTGGCACACATCCCGTGCTGGCCACAATTCCGAAGGACGGTAGCACCAGGCCAGCTCATCGCGGCCGTGGTCCCTTTTGCATCACCAAACCCGGTTCCGGCGGCTGAACGCCGAGTGCCCGGTCCACAGCGCGGACGACGAGCGAGATGTTGCCCATAGATCGCTGGAGCCAGGCCGAGGATATTGTCGCCTCCCTGTGATGTCGCTTCGGCATCTCTTGACGAGCAAAGTGCGCCCTGTCGTGTATGAAACCGAAACCGAACCCGATCCTCGATTTTGGCGTCGACAAGAGCACCATTCGGTATATTGGCGATGAGCTCCAGCGTCCCGAATGCATTCTGGCCGAGCGCGATGGCACGTTGTGGGTGGCCGACGCTCGCGGAGGCATCGTCAAGCTCGGCGCCAACGGTCACCAGGAGATCATCACCCAGAAGCGGTCGGCGCACTTCGCGAATGCCGGCAGCGAGGCGGCGCGTTACCTGGAAGGCACGTTGCCGAACGGCCTGGCGTTCAACCGAGACGGCGACTTCTTGATCTCGAACTTTGGGACCGACTGTCTAGAAGTGATGTCTAGAGATGGCACGTCGAGGGTCGTGGCGGACCGCATCGACGGTCAACCGATCGGGAAGGTCAACTTCGTCCTGCGGGACTCGCGAGACCGGATTTGGGTAACGGTCTCCACGCGTGTCACGAATTGGATGCACGCGCTACGGACCGACTTGGCGGATGGATATCTGGCTCGGTATGACCACGGTGGCTTCCACATCGTGGCCGACGGGTTCCGCTTCACCAATGAGATCCGCTTCGATGAGAAGGAAGAGCTCCTCTATGTGGTCGAGACCACAGGAGGGTGCATCAGCCGCTTGCGGATCGATGAGAAGGGTACCGTGAGGGGGCGGGAGATCTTTGGCCCGAGCAACCTAGGGAAAGGTGCGTGGCCGGATGGCATCGCCTTCGATAGCTACGGCAATCTTTGGGGAACCCTCGTCTACTCCGACAAGCTCTTCGTCCTCACGCCCCAGGGAGATTTGCGGATCCTGCTGGACGAAGGGGATCCGCAACAAATCGATGCCCTGGAGCGCGCCTTCTTGCGAAATCACGTCAACGAAGACGTCTTGTTTGCCACCGGCCGAGGAATCGCACCGTGGATGGCGAGCGTCACATTCGGCGGCCGTGATCTGCAAACGGTGTACATCGGCTCCCTGAAAGGCACGCGCATACCGTACTTTCGGTCTCCGGTTCCAGGTCTGCCCATGGTGCACTGGCGCGAAACAGTGGCCTCGACGGGTTCAGGCAAGCCTTCCTCATTCTGATTCGACTTGGACGATGTGGTCTCTCGCAAGCGTCGATCCATGGCTTCAACGTGTTGCCAGGAGGACACCGCCCAACATCGCCAGCGCGCCGACGAGGTTCGTCATCGTCACCGGCCGCACGGGTGAGCCGAGCCAACCGAAGTGCGAGAGGAGCATCCCGCCGAGGATCTGGCCGGCCAGCAGCATGATCATCACCGGTCCGGCGCCGATCTGAGGAATGAGCCAGGCAATGCCAAACACGAGGCAGGCGCCCATGAGGCCGGCGGTCAGCAGGAGGGGATTGACGTTCTTCAGTCCGCTCAAAGCGTCCGCATGCCAGCCCGTGAGCCCGATGACCACCGCACCGACCGCACCGATGCACCAGAAGAGCGCGTTCCCGACCCTGGCGTTGTCCAGCACGCTGCCGACCTTGCCGTTCATCGCCAGGTGAACGGCCAGCACAACTCCGAGAAATATCGTCAGCGCGTAGAGATCAGCTCTCATCGTCCACTCCTTCAGTCGGGAAAGTCCACACCTTCGTGGAGCTGGTAGTTGTCCAGATTCGTGGCCGGGGCAAAGAAGCAGACGACCTTCATCTCTTCGCTGGCCGTGTTGTGGAGCATGTGGACGGCGCCTCGGGGAAACAGCACTGCGGTTCCGGCCGCCACTGTCTGCACTTCGCCGTCCACGAGCACGCGTCCCGAGCCACGAATGATGTAGATGACTTCTTCTCCGTTGGGATGAGAATGCGCAGGTCTGACCTTCTCCCCCGGAGCGACGCGGATCACACACACGGAACAGTGTTCGGCGCTCAAGCTGTCGTCCGACACCAGCCAACGGAGGCGCCGACCCGGCAAGTCGAGCTCCTCCGCGTCAGCTTCGTGTCGTGTAGGCACGCTCATGTCGATGTTCTCCCACGTGATGGTGGACCACTTCGGCGATCTGCGACGGGGCGAGGCCGAAGGCTCGGATCAGCTCCTCATAGGTTCCAGAATGAATGAAGCGTGGCCGCCCCTCGCTGTCCAGGGTATTGATTGCCACGACGCGTTCGAGGCTCGTCCCTCTGTCCTTACCGCGGCGGTACAGCACCTTCAGCAAGTTCTGGAAGATGTAGCCGTTGTTTTGCTCTGCGACGCACACCAGCGTGCCCGACTCACACAACCGGATCAGCAAGTCCTCGTCTATCGACGGCATGTCGACCACGCCGACCTCCAGGCCGTGGCTGGCGCATTCGGCGGCGGCGGCCAGCGCTTCATGGACGCCACGACCGCTGCTGACGATCACGGCCGCATCGGCCGGGCTCTCGCGTAGCACGTAGCCCTTGCCGAGCTCGAACGTGTAGTCGCCGTCGTAGAGCACCGCGGACGCGGTGCGCATCACCCGCACATAGAGAAGCCCGCGGCTGCCCTCCATGGTCCATTTCATGAGGGCGAGCATCTGCTGTGGACAGGACACATCGACAATCTTCAGGTGGCCGAGACCATCGAAGATCGTGCAATCGTCGTTGCCCATGTGTGTCGCGCCGTTGGTGCGGGTCTCGAAGTTCGCGGCCGTCGCGAGCATCGTGAGGTCCAGGCCGTGTCCCTCGCTCAACCAGCCGTCCGGCGCTTCGATCGCCTCCAGGCGCTCCTGGTAGCCCACGGCGATGCGCCGCAGCACCTTCCAGTCGAAGAACGGACAAAAGGTGCTGATCCACGTCTGATGGCCCAACGCCGCGAAGGCCTCGCCAATGCCCGCCATGTTGGCCTCCGCTACGCCTACATTCAGCGCACGGTGCTGGTCCACGGCCGCCACTCCCGCCTCCAGGCCGCTGGTCGTGGCGAGGTCCGCATCGATCGACACCACCGCCCGGTCGCGCGCGAAGACCTTCATGGCGCGGGTGACAATCTCGCCGCTCGCGTACGCCTTCGTGCGATCGAGGCGAGGCAGGAGGTCTGCATCGTAGGTGACCTTCTTCTCGCGTCGCGGCGCGCGCACCGTCTGAACCGGTCCAACCACGGCTGGCAGCAACAGCTCACCGGACGGGCCCCGGGCGACCTCGAGATGCATCTGCCGGGCCATCGTCAGCAGCCCCTCCTGGATTGAGCCGCCGCCGGGATGGTCACTGAGATCCTGCATGAATCGGTCGAGCTCGTCGACACGCTCGCGGCGTCGAGCGGACTGCAAGCCCATCTCCTGCTCGAGCACGTCATCGGGAACGGTGACCTTGTGCTTGTTCAGGAAGTCGGACAGCGCCCCCTCCCCTTTCGAGCAATGGCAGACGATGACCGTCGGCTTGCCGGTGCGCGGACCGTACCGAAACTTCTCGAGCGCCGAATAGACCCCATCGTATTGCGTCGCGTCGACGCTGTGCACTTCCCAATCGAACGCGGCAAACACTGATTCGAGCGCCGGCATCGGAAACACCATGCGGCTCGCGATGTCGAGCTGGCCGTTGTTGCGGTCGATGAGCACGCACAGATTGTCCAGATGCTTCTGGCCGGCGTACATGACCGCTTCCCAGATCGGGCCCTCCTGCATCTCGCCATCACCGCACAAGCAGTAGGTATCGAAGCGCGGCGCCGAGCGTCCCACGATCGCAAACCCCTGTGCCACCGACAAGCCCTGTCCCATCGGACCGGTGGCCAGATGGATCCCGGGGAGAACCGGCCCGGGGTGGCCATTCAGGATGCTCGTGTAGGAGCGCGATTTCTGTAGGACCGAACGGTCGAAGTAGCCCAACTCGGCGTAGATCGCCGCTAGGGCGGCCACGGCGTGCCCCTTGCTCAGCACGAACAGGTCTTGCCCGCGCCGCGTCGGATTGACGATGTCCAGGTTCATGAACCCGCCGTAGTACAGGGCGACGAGCGGAATGGTGGCCGAGAAGGCGCCTCCGGCATGTAGGCTCTTGTCGACCGCATCCCGGCACTGTTCGAGGCTCGACACGCGAACGTCCGAGTCCTTGATCGCGAGCAGCTCGAGGATGCCGCGACGCAGGAGGTAGTCCTCGTTTGCCGCGGGGGGTCGCAGAGTGCCGGGTCGGTTCGCCATGACAGTCTTCGGTTCCATACGTCTGACGCTCGTGCTGATTTGGTATCGCACAATAATCGATTATCGAGCGTAGTCTATCACGAGACCAGCCGTACAAGCCCGACCTCAAGGTCGGGCCTACATGTCCGTCGTCCGGCGAATGTGTAGGCCCGACCTTGAGGTCGGGCGCTCTCACCCCGCGGCCTTCTTCGCCCGCGGGGTCGAGCGCCTCTGATCAGGCTTCTGGGCCTCGGCTTCTTCCATCGCCGTTCGGAGCCACTGTCCCGGCTCGTCGATGTGACGGCGCATGGCCTGCTCCGCCGCGTCGGCATCGCGGCTCCGTAGGGCATCGAGCACCAGTTGATGCCGCTCTGCGATCTCCGGCAGAGATCGATGCGTCTTCGCGATGGTGAGGAGCGTCGTGGTTGCCAGGCGCATGCGCTCCCAGAACTGTTTGAGCAGCCAGTTGCCGGAGGCTTCCACAATGGTGAGGTGAAACGCGAAATCGGCATCGACGGCTGCGCGCTTGTCCCCTCGCGACGCCGCGCTTCGCATCGTCGCCAGCAACCTTTCGAGCCGCTTCAAGTCCGACGCCGTGATGCGCGTTGCCGCGTCATGCGCCGCGAGCCCTTCGAGCACGGCCCGGATGGGATAGATCTGCACCAGATCCTCGACCGACAGCTGCCGCACGATCGCCCCACGGAACGGTGAGCTGACGATGAACCCCAGCAGCTCGAGGTCGCGCAAGGCTTCTCGCACGGGGGCCTGACTCACGCCGAAGCGCTGGGCAATCCTGGTCTCGACGATCCGATCGCCGGGCGGGAGACGCCCGTGGAGGATATCTTCGATTAGCTCATCTCGGATGTCCTCTCGGAGCACCCGCCGTTCCAGGACCCGACGCCTGACGTGCTTGGTAACGGTCTTTCTGCCAGACTTCGATGGGCTCATCGTCCACCTTGGAGGTCAGAGACAACAAGCGACATCGTAGCACTCTGGCGGGAAGAAAGTACGAGGGACGTTTCGGTAGGACCGGGCGCGAGGGCTCGAACCACGAAAGGGACGAAGGAGCACCACGAAGGACACAAAGGATCAACCACGAAGAACACGAAGCACACGAAGCACACGAAGCACACGAAGATCAAACCACCGAAGACACGAAGACCACGAAGAGATTCTTGTTGTTATCCTTCGTGATCTTCGTGTTCTTCGTGGTTGATCCTTCGTGTCCTCGTGGTTACGACGCTGCGGCGTTCACCCCGCTGCCTGTCGGCTGCTCCCAGCGCTCAGAACGAGAACCGGAATTGCAACTGCACAGAGCGAAGCGCGAGTGCGTTTTCAGCCCCGCCAAAGCCCGCGTCGGCCGGTCTCACGCGATCCTGATTGAGTGAGCCGTCGGCGTTGAACTGCGGGTTGCGCACGGTCAGATCCGTCGGGCTATTGAGCTGCAGCGTCGTCTGGCGGTCGTTGTACACGACCGTGTTGAACAGGTTGTAGATCTCCAAGCGCACCTGGAGGTTCCGGGTGCCGCCGATGCGGAAGTTGCGCGCGAGCGCCATGTCCCAGATGTTCTGCCAGCAGCCGCTCATGTAGTTGCGTCCGGACTCCATGCCCAGGCTCCCGGGCATCGGTGCCGCGAACGCCGCCGCGTTGAACTGGCCGTATTGATCACCCGAACAGCCGCTGCCGGGATCTCCCACGATGCGGATGCGCCCGCCGTAGTCCGGGGACCCCGTGATGTTCACGTTGTCGCCGTCGTTCCCGTAGTCGTACCCGATGTCGTACTTCGTGCCGGAAGCGCCGGTCCAGATGCCGGAGACCTGCCAGTCGTTGATGATGGCTTCCGCCACGCGCGCGCCGCCGCCGGACCCCAGTCCAATGTTCGGGGGGGCCCAGACGATATTGGCCCGGAACACATGCGTTGGCGTATTCTGGTCTTCCATGAGCTCATTGAACTCCGCCTGGTCCTCTCGAACGGAGACGCTGCCATCCGGACCGTGCTCCAGGCGCACGGGCACGCCGAACGTGCCCTTGTCGCTCAAGGTGAGGTTCCAGTTCACTCCAGCGGAAATGCCATCGCGGAAGCGCCGCTGGAACGAGAACTGGAGGCCATGGTACTGGCGCCAGAAGTCCTGCCACTGTTGGTTGATATTCGCATAGCCCGTGAACGGCCTCAGTAACTCCGTCGTGTAGGCCGCTGCGCCCGGCGTGCTGCTCGGGTTGCGTGTGGGATCCTGGTTCTGCGGCAGGTACGCCGCGCCAAAATCCACCGCGTTGATGTTCACGGCGTTTCCCGCTTGCTCTGCACCGAGGACGTTGAACGAGCGCTGTCCGGCATAGGCAACGTCGAGCGTGGAGGACCACGGTATCGCCATCTGCAGGCCGACGTTCCACTGTGACGACGTGGGTAGATTGTCGTTGTCGAACCGGTAGATGATCAGCTGCGGCACACCCTGGCTCTCCGGCGCGGACGCGAGGCTCTGCAACTGTCCGAACCGCAGCGTGGTGGAGGTCGAGTTCGGCGGGTTCCCACTCTGCGAGAAGACAGAGTTGCCGTCCGGACGATCGAAGAACAGCCCCCACGAGCCGCGGAGCACCATCCGCGAGTCACCTGTGAGATCGTAGGCTGCGCCAATACGAGGGCCGAACGCAATCGCCGGCCACTCGTAGTTGTGCTTCGTGATCCCCTGGCCAGCCTGCTCGATCCCGTTCAGCGAATCGCCGGTATTGGGCACGATCTGCCCGATGAGCGCCTCGCTGCCCGGAGGCAGCAGCTCGCCGCTCACCGGGTTCCTGGCGCGACGGTCCTCACCAGAGCACGGGTTGACCCCAACGCACGCCGGCTGGAAGAGCACGGGCGCGTTGGCCGCACTCCACTGATCGGGGAAGAAGTTCGACCCTTGGGAGAACTGATCGTACTGCGGCTGCTGGTGCGTGAAGCGCATGCCGTAGTCGAGCGTGAACCGGTCGTTCACCTTCCAGTTGTCCTGCACGTACCACTCGATGTTGTTGTACAGATAGCTGCCTTCGATGAACTCCGACTGCTGCTGGTACGACGAGAAGATCCCGAGCGCGGCATTCGCGAAGCCGAAGCCGGTATCGATCGGGTTGTTGGTGTTCTCACCAAAGTTCAAGGTGCCTTGGAACGAGGCGCCGCCGCCGGCGTTGAGGTTCTGCGCCTTGAAGCTGTGGTTGAAATAGAAGCCGGCTTTCAGCGTGTGCCGATCCATGACTTTCGTCAGGCTCGCCGAGAAGTCTTGCGTCCGGTTGATGTTGAGCCAGCCGGGAAACAGCAGGTTCGGCGGATGGGGCGGATTGCCGTTGCTGTCGTCGATCAAATCTCCGAACTGAAAGACCGGCGGCAGCAGAATGCGGCCATCCTGGAAGTACGGCGTGCCGTAGTCCTGCAGCGTGCCGAAGGCGTAGTAACGTTCGTCGACGATTCCAGCGTCTGGGAAGAGCAGCGGAAGCTCACCGAGGCCGAGGTTGAACCGGTTCGACGCGTCGGTCATGAGCACGCCGTTGGCCCCACCGCCCGCCAGCCGGTTTTGCGTCACGCCGTAGGTGGCTTCGACGAAGGTGGTGGGATTGACGTTGTAGTTGGCCGTCACCGAGAGCGCGTGGATCACCGGGTGTTTGTTGTCCACGTCGTTGAAGCCGGGAATCGAGTTGTTCCCCGGGCGGATGAAGGTCCGCT
It contains:
- a CDS encoding cupin domain-containing protein encodes the protein MSVPTRHEADAEELDLPGRRLRWLVSDDSLSAEHCSVCVIRVAPGEKVRPAHSHPNGEEVIYIIRGSGRVLVDGEVQTVAAGTAVLFPRGAVHMLHNTASEEMKVVCFFAPATNLDNYQLHEGVDFPD
- a CDS encoding transketolase, with protein sequence MEPKTVMANRPGTLRPPAANEDYLLRRGILELLAIKDSDVRVSSLEQCRDAVDKSLHAGGAFSATIPLVALYYGGFMNLDIVNPTRRGQDLFVLSKGHAVAALAAIYAELGYFDRSVLQKSRSYTSILNGHPGPVLPGIHLATGPMGQGLSVAQGFAIVGRSAPRFDTYCLCGDGEMQEGPIWEAVMYAGQKHLDNLCVLIDRNNGQLDIASRMVFPMPALESVFAAFDWEVHSVDATQYDGVYSALEKFRYGPRTGKPTVIVCHCSKGEGALSDFLNKHKVTVPDDVLEQEMGLQSARRRERVDELDRFMQDLSDHPGGGSIQEGLLTMARQMHLEVARGPSGELLLPAVVGPVQTVRAPRREKKVTYDADLLPRLDRTKAYASGEIVTRAMKVFARDRAVVSIDADLATTSGLEAGVAAVDQHRALNVGVAEANMAGIGEAFAALGHQTWISTFCPFFDWKVLRRIAVGYQERLEAIEAPDGWLSEGHGLDLTMLATAANFETRTNGATHMGNDDCTIFDGLGHLKIVDVSCPQQMLALMKWTMEGSRGLLYVRVMRTASAVLYDGDYTFELGKGYVLRESPADAAVIVSSGRGVHEALAAAAECASHGLEVGVVDMPSIDEDLLIRLCESGTLVCVAEQNNGYIFQNLLKVLYRRGKDRGTSLERVVAINTLDSEGRPRFIHSGTYEELIRAFGLAPSQIAEVVHHHVGEHRHERAYTTRS
- a CDS encoding TonB-dependent receptor plug domain-containing protein encodes the protein MGRRTSLTAFAVVWVVLGATAGIVSAQVTTATVAGTVRDAQDAAVPGATVTLVSETRGTTLGDAVTNESGDFVFANVLADAYTVRVTLEGFKTVTRAGIDVSPGDRVVVPATVLEVGGLDETVQVTAETPLIQSQSGERSFTIATTQVENLPILNRNFATLGQLTPGVMGGGTMQTQSGQQASRIGGGGQNNVMMDGVSTMDTGNNGQMLQMNVESIAEVKVLTSGYQAEYGRSSGLQITAVTKSGANQFRGSLYDVERNSDWDSNTWRRIHDGDPKEDVKERDWGYTIGGPVGRPGGNNKLFFFYAHEYRPRETGGAINRFRVPTALERQGDFSQSRDRNGNLVNLIRDSATGLPCTAGDTRGCFQAGGVLGRIPQNRLYDVGQNVLNIYPEPNAQGLDFNYETELPLVDNLIQQPAIRLDYQPSASWRFTGKYSSQRQRTFIRPGNNSIPGFNDVDNKHPVIHALSVTANYNVNPTTFVEATYGVTQNRLAGGGANGVLMTDASNRFNLGLGELPLLFPDAGIVDERYYAFGTLQDYGTPYFQDGRILLPPVFQFGDLIDDSNGNPPHPPNLLFPGWLNINRTQDFSASLTKVMDRHTLKAGFYFNHSFKAQNLNAGGGASFQGTLNFGENTNNPIDTGFGFANAALGIFSSYQQQSEFIEGSYLYNNIEWYVQDNWKVNDRFTLDYGMRFTHQQPQYDQFSQGSNFFPDQWSAANAPVLFQPACVGVNPCSGEDRRARNPVSGELLPPGSEALIGQIVPNTGDSLNGIEQAGQGITKHNYEWPAIAFGPRIGAAYDLTGDSRMVLRGSWGLFFDRPDGNSVFSQSGNPPNSTSTTLRFGQLQSLASAPESQGVPQLIIYRFDNDNLPTSSQWNVGLQMAIPWSSTLDVAYAGQRSFNVLGAEQAGNAVNINAVDFGAAYLPQNQDPTRNPSSTPGAAAYTTELLRPFTGYANINQQWQDFWRQYHGLQFSFQRRFRDGISAGVNWNLTLSDKGTFGVPVRLEHGPDGSVSVREDQAEFNELMEDQNTPTHVFRANIVWAPPNIGLGSGGGARVAEAIINDWQVSGIWTGASGTKYDIGYDYGNDGDNVNITGSPDYGGRIRIVGDPGSGCSGDQYGQFNAAAFAAPMPGSLGMESGRNYMSGCWQNIWDMALARNFRIGGTRNLQVRLEIYNLFNTVVYNDRQTTLQLNSPTDLTVRNPQFNADGSLNQDRVRPADAGFGGAENALALRSVQLQFRFSF
- a CDS encoding SMP-30/gluconolactonase/LRE family protein is translated as MKPKPNPILDFGVDKSTIRYIGDELQRPECILAERDGTLWVADARGGIVKLGANGHQEIITQKRSAHFANAGSEAARYLEGTLPNGLAFNRDGDFLISNFGTDCLEVMSRDGTSRVVADRIDGQPIGKVNFVLRDSRDRIWVTVSTRVTNWMHALRTDLADGYLARYDHGGFHIVADGFRFTNEIRFDEKEELLYVVETTGGCISRLRIDEKGTVRGREIFGPSNLGKGAWPDGIAFDSYGNLWGTLVYSDKLFVLTPQGDLRILLDEGDPQQIDALERAFLRNHVNEDVLFATGRGIAPWMASVTFGGRDLQTVYIGSLKGTRIPYFRSPVPGLPMVHWRETVASTGSGKPSSF
- a CDS encoding FCD domain-containing protein yields the protein MSPSKSGRKTVTKHVRRRVLERRVLREDIRDELIEDILHGRLPPGDRIVETRIAQRFGVSQAPVREALRDLELLGFIVSSPFRGAIVRQLSVEDLVQIYPIRAVLEGLAAHDAATRITASDLKRLERLLATMRSAASRGDKRAAVDADFAFHLTIVEASGNWLLKQFWERMRLATTTLLTIAKTHRSLPEIAERHQLVLDALRSRDADAAEQAMRRHIDEPGQWLRTAMEEAEAQKPDQRRSTPRAKKAAG